A segment of the Eleutherodactylus coqui strain aEleCoq1 chromosome 6, aEleCoq1.hap1, whole genome shotgun sequence genome:
ctgatctccgcgcctcccctgctacctggccctcggaactgcgccttctgccactagcgctgtcggatgggaattttaccatcagtttgtccgccagggtcctgtggtatagcatcactctcgaacccctttcctcttcgggtatgagagtggaaaggttctccttataccgtgggtcgagcagtgtgtacacccagtaatccgtagtggccagaatgcgtgtaacgcgagggtcacgagaaaggcatcctaacatgaagtcagccatgtgtgccagggtacctgtacgcaacacatggctgtcctcactaggaagatcactttcaggatcctcctcctcctcctcaggccatacacgctgaaagcagtgggccaagctgtctcttccccctcctcttcatcctcctcatgctccccctcctcctcctcaacgcgctgagatatagacaggagggtgctctgactatccagcgacatactgtctttccccgcctctgtttccgagcgcaaagcgtctgcctttatgctttgcagcgaacttctcaagaggcatagcagaggaatggtgacgctaatgattgcagcatcgccgctcaccatctgggtagactcctcaaagtttccaaggacctggcagatgtctgccaaccaggcccactcttctgtgaagaattgaggaggctgactcccactatgccgcccatgttggagttggtattccactatagctctacgctgctcatagagcctggccaacatgtggagcgtagagttccaccgtgtgggcacatcgcacagcagtcggtgcactggcagatgaaaccgatgttgcagggtgcgcagggtggcagcgtccgtgtgggacttgcggaaatgtgcgcagagccggcgcacctttccgagcaggtctgacaagtgtgggtagcttttcagaaactgctgaaccaccaaattaaagacgtgggccaggcatggcacatgcgtgaggctgccgagctgcagagccgccaccaggttacggccgttgtcacacactaccatgcccggttggaggctcagcggcgcaagccagcggtcggtctgctctgtcagaccctgcagcagtttgtgggccatgtgcctcttctctcctaagctgagtagtttcagcacggcctgctgacacttgcccaccgctgtgctgccgtgccgcgcgacaccgactgctggcgacgtgctgctgctgacacatcttgattgcgagacagaggttgcgttggaggaggaggaggaggagggtggtttagtggaggaagcatacaccgccgcagataccagcaccgagctggggcacgcaattctggaggtgggtaggacgtgagcggtcccaggctctgactcggtcacagcctccactaaattcacccaatgtgccgtcagggagatatagtggccctgcccgcctgtgcttgtccacgtgtccgttgttaagtggaccttggcagtaaccgcgttggtgagggcgcatacaatgttgcgggagacgtggtcgtgcagggctgggacggcacatcgggaaaagtagtggcgactgggaactgagtagcgcggggccgccgccgccatcatgtgtttgaaagcctccgtttccacaaccctatatggcagcatctccaggctaataaatttggctatgtgcacgtttaacgcttgagcgtgcgggtgcgtggcggcgtacttgcgcttgcgctcaaacacttgcgctagcgacggctggacggtgcgctgacagacattggtggatggggccgaggacagcggaggtgagggtgtgggtgcaggccaggagacggtagtgcctgtgtcctgagaggggggttggatctcggtggcaggttggggcacagggggagaggcagtggtgcaaaccggaggcggtgaacggccttcgtcccaccttgtggggtgcttggccatcatatgcctgcgcatgctggtggtggtgaggctggtggtggtggctccccagctgatcttggcgcgacaaaggttgcacaccactgttcgttggtcgtctgcactctcagtgaaaaactgccagacctttgagcacctcggcctctgcagggtggcatggcgcgagggggcgctttgggaaacagttggtggattattcggtctggccctgcctctacccctggccaccgcactgcctcttccaacctgccctgctcctgcacttgcctccccctctgaagacctgtcctcagtaggcttagcaaaccaggtggggtcagtcacctcatcgtccagctgctcttcctccaaatcctctgtgcgctcctccctcggacttactgcccttactactacctgactgatagacaactgtgtctcatcgtcatcgtcctcctcacccactgaaagctcttgagacacttgccggaagtccccagcctcatcccccggaccccgggaactttccaaacgttgggcatcggtcacgacaaactcctccggtgggagaggaaccattgctgcccattctgggcagcggcccgagaacagttcctgagagtctgcctgctcctcagaatgtgtcattgtaatggagtgatgaggctgggaggaaggaggagcagcagccagaggattcagagttgcagcagtggatggcgcagaactctgggtggtcgatagattgctggatgcactttctgccatccacgacaggacctgctcacactgctcattttctaataaaggtctaccgcgtggacccattcattgtgagatgaatgtggggacgccagaaacgtgcctctctcctaatcccgcagcagtcggctgcgttacacctggatcaggagctcggcctgtgcccacaccctgacttgggcctccgcgtcctcgcccgcgtccacgtcctctaggcctacccctacccctcagcatggtgtattaccagtagtgcagaaacagaacgctgtaattaaatgtgccgcttattggcctgtggttggaggctgacttcgcttacggaatgcacagcagagccaggaaagaattttgcgcaagcctgctgtaacacttagctggctgcgtatgaattaggacaactaccccagcagagatgcagtacactgaggacggtcacaggcagcccaaatagattttttttcccaaatttttttggaaaagcccactgcctatatagactgtatatgtctttcactgtccctgcctcaccactactggccctggactatgtaaaattactgcagactgtttcactctggacaggaatacagcggtgatgtaagaggcaacgcggagccaggaaataattttgcgcaagcctgctgtaacacttagctggctgcgtatgaattaggacaactacccccagcagagacgcagtacactgaggacggtcacaggcagcccaaatagattttttttcccaaatttttttggaaaagcccactgcctatatagactgtatatgtctttcactgtccctgcctcaccactactggccctggactatgtaaaattactgcaggacgcaatgctctggacgcaatgctctgcacggccgatatacaaaaaaaaaaagtgcaacactgcaaaaagcagcctcaacagtactgcacacggtcatatgtggccctaagaaggaccgttggggttcttgaagcctaaaataactcctaacactctccctatagcaactccagcaagacagcactttccctgaactatgtcagaatgcatctgtggcgagccgcgggaggggcggatttatatactcgggtgacacctgatctcgccagccactcactgcaggggggtcgtatagggcttgaacgtcgcagggggaagttgtaatgccttccctgtctttctattggccagaaaagcgtgctaacgtctcagagatgaaagtgaaagtaactcgaacatcgcgtggtgctcgtttcgaataacgagcatcccgaacaccctaatactggaacgagcatcaagctcggacgagtacgctcgctcatctctgttccaTACCCTGTCTGACTTGTGCTTCAATTTTGAATACAGTGGCACATAGAATTTAAAAGTTGATATCCTGAAATTACTAAGCATTTTCAAACGTTCTTTGTATATATGAAAAGATCTGTGAATGTCAAGAGACAAATAATTGTCACTGAGGGATATGAACTGTGAATCAATTCTCCAACCACTAATTTatacagaaaagaaaaatgctTATGGTACCATATAAATAGTTCAGTAAGGTTAGTGTTCATTTGGCCTGTATTCAAAGAGAATAGGTCACTCCATGAGCAGAGGCAGAAGACATACTATAGCAAAGAAATACATATCTGCACTCATGAAGAATAGCTtttaaaaatgtaacaattttcaAGAACTCTATACTGAGATAAGATGGCAAGTTTCTTGATGCACTGATATCATTTAAAGGTAGGTAAAAACTACAATTGTAAAGTGAAGTCTTAATATACCAAAAAAAGTTATCCATGACTTTAAAGGACTGCATTGCTTCCACTTCATTATAATATTCATGATGTATATAAATATCTACATTTAAGTCAAAACTATGTATGTGAAAAGTCCCAATTCCATCCCATCTTGTTTGTAGGTTTTGATAAATATGATACTAATGTTCAAAAAATGTACAAATTCTGACCAAATGCTCGAATAACACATCATAATAATATTTCTGTAAGCCGTATTCTGCTGAAATCCTTTGTATACTTTGGATTAATAGGGAAAAGTACTAAAAACATTTCAACTGTTAAAAATGGGCTTTTTTTACAATTACTGTTGTACATAGAAGTAGTGTCTTCCTTTTgacacacagatgtagcagatctCAGCTTACAGATGTGTTATTCATAGTTTTTACAAGAACCTTTTGGGGTCCCCTTCCCACGGACTGTTTACATGCACAATCTGTTAACTGCCAAAATGAGAACTGACACTGATTGCAACAGTTGTTGGTGACTGTCAGCTCCAAACACCCCTCACAAACACCCTACATAAATTTACTATTAAGCGGTCGTGAATGGGGTTAATGTACAGTACCAtaagaaatgtttaaaagttttaaacattttcaagtatggtgaaatggagaaaaactGCTTTATTGTTTTTGGGgggttatttttaattttaataatTGTTTTTTAATGTTTAACATTTTAATTTAAATCATTTTTACATTTGTTTAGTCCCACTAAGGAACTGGAGCTTGCACTCACTTGATCACAATGTACCACAATACctcaatattgcagtatattgtacttttaacaTAAATCTATTAATCCCCACAGGCAGGATATAGTAGGCTTAATTACATGAcaaccctgggagccttcactaggccccaGGCTGACGTGGAATTCACTGAAGGTCCTTCTAagacttaacttttattaatgcgttaaggacatggcctattttgggcataaggacacaatcatttttgggggattttcatctccacttttcaaaacccataagttttttattttaccgtcgacacggccgtatgagggcttgttttttgcatggcgagctgtagtttttatcggtgccatttttgaaagcatagactatattgtaaaacttttattagcaggtagagaaaacacataaattctgccaattttgctgtttttttttttttttttacaacgtcaatcatgcagcataaatgacacaagattctaacttttttttaggtttttccacttttccacaataagagTAGCTACCCACTAGGGATATTTTTCCTTGCACTGCAAGAGCGAGTGGCTCGCAGTGCAAAGGAAACTCTGTGATATCgcacactgttttcaatggggccggtggcagcagcgctagccccattgaaagcatagggaatacatcgcggacttctgccacagctgtgacagctatggcagaggattccttcacagCTGTAGGAGAaatccgtgatgctatcccattgctttcaatggggtcggcactgctgcagccccattggaagcagTAGGCTGCccgcaacccccgcagtgatgattttcgaaggaaagggcttgaaatataagcctttccctgaaaatcatgagtcgaccccattgaaagcaatgggacagcatcacagacttctgaggattccttcatccccgcaatcagaagtccgcgatgtactgCCGTCAGCCTCATTGGAAACACTGAGTGATATCGCAGACTTAAGAGTAAAAACCACAAATGAGAAggcaaccattgaaaatcattggttttataattatCGCTCTTGCATTGCAGGaaaaaatatcactagtgggtagCCACTCTTAAAACACTTTTTTGGGAAATGAtttctttttctaaattgctgtattcaaagtcctataaccttttttttttttttttgcatgacaagctgtagtttttttggtaccattttgaggtacatatggctttttcgaTCACTTGTATTGCGTTttctgggaggcaaaatgaaaaaaataagcattttgcctcagttcttttttttacactttttgccgtgcaggataaaaagtatgttcaatttgttgtgcgagtcaacgataccaaatatgtgggatttttttttttcattttctttttatactaataggggaaagggcacaaaaaagggggttttagcatttttttttctttcttttacactattttaaacttctttttacacttttcataTTCCTGTTGGGGTTTTGTACCATAGCTGCTATGATcgctgtgacttgtgtcctgcaaTCCCTTATcacttgtattagcgatcataggcaatggcaatgcagGACACTTTAGCTGGCATCCTGTTTCTTTTAGTAAGAATTAAGCAGGAGTGATACAGAACAAGGATAGAAAAGATAcagataaaaataataaatagcaGCACTACCAGTTCTGATGGTGAACTGGCAGCAAGGCAGATCAGCTGTATATTGCTGCTGGAGGTGCATCCTAAATAACCCCCGAATGATGGCACTCAATGTGGAAGCTAGGCCTGCTCGGCCAATCCCGCTAccctaagggcgcctgcacatgggcggaaattctgagacgggatttccgccgctggaagcctggataggattgcgttaacaaacgcaatcctatgcagacggctgcgcaaaatctcgtgcggcaagcATGGCCTATTTCTGTGCCAGAGCtacggggcgcgggtgagtacgtgctgctctTAGCAGGCGCTTGGGCccggtcccgcggcgagaatcctcgccgccggatctgacccgcccgtctgcaggcggccttagtcatcTAGGACTGCCTACCAAACAGGTCTCTTCACAGGAAACCTCGTCGTAACTTGCACGTGTAGTCCAGGCCAGACTGCCCACCCACAAGTGACACGTGGAGATAATGTCCACTCCTTGTAAAGCCTAATGCCAGGACTGCATGTGCACAAAAGGCCACCAGAAATCTTCAAAGGAAAGGTGATAAGAAACAGGCTTTGTGCATGCGCTGAGACGGTGATGAAACACAGAACCAATCATGGAGAGAAACCCAGATGCAGGCTAAAGCATTGATGATGAACCAACAAAGGTAATCTCTGAGAAAAAGAATGCGGTGTGTACTCTCCTTAAGGCATCATTTAgacaagcgctgttttagcgctgttagggctcctgcacacttgcgtttttcttgcacgtttttttcacactatatcgctgcggttttttaacgcaattgtcaacggaacgttctaatgttaaaaatgcatcgcaagttgctgctttgcaatttttgtgcaatgtgttttcaacattagaaagtcccattgacaatcgcatgaaaaaaatgcagtgatattgcgtgaaaaaaacgcgcaagaaaaacgcaagtgtgcaggagcccataggAGCATattgaaagcacgcagcaaagataggacggGTTCTATCTTTGCACGCAGCTCGTTTAGGTGTGCTGATTCAGCGTGCCTAACATTTTCTCATGTTAGCATTTCCAAAAGAACCTGTTGGTTCCTATTAGATGTGCGTTCTGTGTGCTGCTAACAGTGCTAAAACagcactcatctgaatgaggcctaagagggcAACTATTCTTAGATAATCAAAATGAaccaaaaaagctgaaaaaagaggGAAGAAATATTTATCTGGGCTCCTCTTTCTCTCAAATAGCTATGCATAAGAGAAAGATAAGAAAAAGCATATTATGTAAAGTATGTATGTATAGAGAAAAAGGGATCATAAGAAAGCTGCAAAAGATAATTGTTCATTCAGCCCTTTTGGTTTTCAGCTGTCAAGCTTGTAAATCCATATTGTCTCCTTCCATAGAAGTTTATTATCCAAATCTATTGCAGAGTTTTCCGGAAACTATATCGCTGATGGTCGTTACACTGAACTTATGTCAGCTCACCTCTGATGTAGAAAAGGATTGATTACAGCGCCATACAAGGGTGGATAGATCAAACATTTCCATAATGTGTGAAACTCACAGACCTATTAATCGAAAGTGAACCAGTCGTTCCGATGTCCGAAGTAGATGTGAATAACTTTAGGGTGATTCTCAAGGAACATCTAGAGGGAAGAGAAGGAACCACAaaagttaaaacaataaaatgttAATGTCTATTTGTTTTTAGGTGATTGGCTTTATTATATAATTTCCAACTTTCCAGTTGAGGAAGAAGTGGAAGTTTGATGGTAAATTGGACAGGCAACCAAGATGGTATTTCAGTTGGGGAAATGTCAACTTTCTCCCGGCGAGCTAATAATAATTTAGTGGCCATCTTTGGTGGCCAAAATGGCTGTGGTGTCTACATAATTTAAAAGACCACACATCACGTGGAGCATCAGAAGCAATTTGTATGGGTTGTAGAGATCTATGGATGCGTTCAATGATGACTGTTTCATCTCTCGCCTTGCCCACGACATTTTGAAAAATCTGCATAGCGGAAAATTTCAGGGCTTTATTAGCTATTTATTCTGGAAGCTCATGGATTCTGATGTTTTCCTTCTGCTGATTTTCCATCATAAGTAGGGCTTGATTGGCGTGGTCTTGCTGAGGCAATACGTTGGTCTGAGTAGCTTAACTATGCTGAAGGATATCACAGTTTGTATTCTCTAATGCTTCTACTCTGTGGCCAATTTGTTTTACAACTGATTTTATATTGGAAAGTTATTTCATTACAGGGGAGAGAGACTGTGTCAAGATATTTTTAATAAAAGAACAAGAGATTGGGATGTGGTCTTGGTCTTCAGTATGGTCTGAAGTGTTAGATGCACAGTTTGCATCCAAGTCATCAAGGTCTTGTTCAGATAAGGCATCTTGTGGTATTTGAAATCTTTGTGCAGCCGATGagttgagttttgttttttttcatatttatccATTTCAGCCAGTCTTTTTTGAGTTCTCGGTGTCCGTTAAGTtgctacgagggggtgctgataaatcTTTGGCTTTACCAAGAAAGAAaccagataggaagatgaaactttacatttattccacatactctccactgatgtcaacacacttcttacatcggtattccaagttctgtaagccttgcaaaaagaaggatttcggttgtgcctcaaaccagtcatccgtagcagccatggcatcaaaaaaggtgtgaaatttggtacccttgaggtgtttcttaggttggaaacagatgatatttggagggagctagatctggtaaataaggtgggtggtcaaccagctggaagcctagctccaccagttttgccgtggtcgcttgtgcagtgtgagcggaggcgtggtcttgcaggaacaagattcctttggacagcttgctgcgccttttgaccttcagagctgccttcagttGGTTCAAAAGTTCAacgtaataccttgcattgatggtggaaccattttgaaggtaatcCACTAgcagccatcaccttagtggctgattttgcaccctgaacttctttgggcgaggagaaccactgtgcctccactcttttgactactccttggtttcagggtcatacaaataaatccaggtctcatccatagtgaccagtcaataCAGGAAGTTCTTATTAATACTGACAAATGGACGgagaagttttcactcgcatgcttttctgatctgttgtcaaacatttgggacccactttgcagataacttcttcatgttcaaatgttcatggataatgacacaaacacattcacaaaaaatccccatgatgtttgctattcctttagctgaaattggtcgattctccagtatgaggttgtgcgcagcatcgacgatccCAGGAACTACAACCTCTcttggtcgtccaggacgttccttgttaagaaaattgtagatcaatgtatcagttaattattctatattgcattgtacattaggaatatatagcagtgaaggggttaaacgaaactcttctataggcctgcatgtcttctgaggaagaaagattagaagataagacagtctactaaatcactcatgtatgtttatagaataACATATACAGGGAGAAGCAGAATAGACTGTATGGcgccttcccaggccttcctttctcctgaatttatgacggtcttattgtatgtaatagatacacttaaggaggtgtaacttatgttaatcacttttattttagcctattatgtatccttattcaccttggaggtatatacttttgctgtgatgtcatttatagtatataatctttgaccaccttagaataaattagaaatcacttgataccgcacaggctggtgtgatgtgtttctcctgggcccggacttctgcacgggatctgggatcatcttctctttgataaacacataaattctccttacattcctcatcattggtgctgaagtggcctgctttaaatttggcaacccagttcttaactgtagaatatgaagggcattgatcccccgatgtctgccacatatcaccaggaATATCCTTCGCAGAcattccttgcagaaacaagaattttatctctcctttgctctcatttgctgtgaatatcaccttagactctgccattttgttttcccacgtgcctagatcactgttgccataagctacaaacacaacattttgaaaacatgtattagacacataaggctttcatgtgatgtaacagtcGTTACCAATAGaaccaaaaaaagaacacaaagccaaagacttatcttTGTATTCTTGCCTTTGCAAGGTTTGACTATTTTGAAATATATCTGTAGTTCAAAAGAGGAATCTCTGTGGCTTTGGGTGAAAAAGGTTATGAAATAATTTTGGTTAGACTAGGTTATCTATCTAGGCCAGAGGAGAGATACATAATTGCAATGGTATTAGGTGGGTTTCTTGTAATCTAGTTTAGGGTAGAGTAATCTCTAACAAAGAGAATTCTGACAGCTTTATGAGATTGTAGGTCATGATAGATGGCATATGGAGTAGAGCAGTTTAagtattgctgccactttatacAAATCATGAAAGTTTCACCTTTATCCCTCGTTTCTGTCATGCTTTTCTTAAGGGAAGCAggtaaataaagaataaaaacaaagagGGGTTTACTTAATAGCTTAGACAGTCCTCCAAAAGCACTGGTCTCCTTTTGCTTAATTGTAATCCCGTCTTGGAGATTGGCGAGGATCTTAGCAGTGAGTCACCCACGATCAATAAGTTATTTCCCCTGTGGATAGCTGATAACTTGCTATTTTGATACAAACCCTATAATCGTAGGGTAATATACTAATGCTTTTATGTAGAAGACAACAAAAGTGAACAAGAAAATGTAGCGTAGTcatccataacaaccaatcagattccaagTCTCAATTTCCGGTGTTCTTTAGAATGCAATGATTTAATTGGTTGTGGCCACTAATTTAATCTGTGAAGTCTGTTAACATCCTTTTATATAACTATTGCCAAGTTCAGTCAAACTATTTAACTGTCTACAACTTCATTCTTTGTTGAAGGTTATGGATAACTCTATTGCGAACGTCAACCAAACACTTCAAAGTCGGTTCTTCCTGCTTGGATTATCTACTGACCCTCACCTCCAAGTTTTAGGGTTCCTTGTGTTTGTGGTGATTTATCTTATCGCATTGTTAGGAAATGGTCTTCTTCTCATTACAGTAAGGATCAGCCCAAAATTACACACCCCTATGTACTTCTTCTTGAGTAATCTCTCTTTcattgacatctgtttctcctccaCTGTAGTTCCTGTAATCCTCATGAATACTGTATCTGCAGACAAGAGTATCTCAAGGGGTAGCTGTATTAGCCAGATGTTTTTTCATTTAACAGTTGGGTCAGCAGAGTGCATGTTACTTGCCATAATGGCTTATGATAGATTTGTAGCCATCTGCAAACCATTGCACTACAACAGTATTATGAACATGAGATTTTGCATTATCTTAGCCCTAACACCATGGATTATTGCTTTCATAAACTCCTGTATACAAGTGCCCATCACCTGGAGACTCCCCTTCTGTAGGTCTCATCATGTCAACCATCTCTTTTGTGAAGTACCTGCCTTCTTAAGACTTTCCTGCAGAGATCCTTGGCTTAATGTGGTAGCAATGTATGTAGCAGCCGGAACCATGgctttattttcttttcttttgaccTTGATTTCCTATGTTTATATCATCTCCACCATATTGAAGATCCGTTCCTCACAAGGAAGACATGCTGTTTTTTCTACATGCGCCTCTCACATCACTGTTGTCACCCTCTATTATGGAGCTCTTTTGTTCAATTATCTCCAGCCTCCATCTTCTCATTCTCTGGAGATAGAC
Coding sequences within it:
- the LOC136571950 gene encoding olfactory receptor-like protein OLF3 encodes the protein MDNSIANVNQTLQSRFFLLGLSTDPHLQVLGFLVFVVIYLIALLGNGLLLITVRISPKLHTPMYFFLSNLSFIDICFSSTVVPVILMNTVSADKSISRGSCISQMFFHLTVGSAECMLLAIMAYDRFVAICKPLHYNSIMNMRFCIILALTPWIIAFINSCIQVPITWRLPFCRSHHVNHLFCEVPAFLRLSCRDPWLNVVAMYVAAGTMALFSFLLTLISYVYIISTILKIRSSQGRHAVFSTCASHITVVTLYYGALLFNYLQPPSSHSLEIDNIVSVLYSAVTPMLNPIIYSIRNKDVKNCIIQKIKLK